In Candidatus Nomurabacteria bacterium, the following proteins share a genomic window:
- a CDS encoding ZIP family metal transporter, whose amino-acid sequence MSISLVGVVFVQKTTRDFLENRLSFLVSFSAGVFLITAGAIGLEVFSVATSPWLGAGLIILGYLLASGIHFVLPETHHHHDKDCHKKHHGAKRLIIGDSLHNAADGVVLITAFGASATLGFAVAVSIIIHEALQEISEFFVLKQAGFSTMKALFINFLSSSTILVGVLIGYYALASETVEMVLLAVSVGFFLHVVIHDLLPKRSHHETSSQFFKHMLWVLLGVILMFSVSTFLSESHNHSESNLTESSLDNEY is encoded by the coding sequence ATGTCGATCTCTTTGGTTGGTGTGGTTTTTGTTCAAAAAACTACTCGTGACTTCTTAGAGAACAGATTATCATTCCTCGTTTCTTTTTCGGCTGGCGTTTTTTTGATCACGGCTGGGGCAATTGGTCTTGAAGTGTTCTCAGTGGCAACCTCTCCCTGGTTAGGGGCCGGCTTAATAATACTTGGTTATCTTTTGGCGTCTGGCATTCATTTTGTTTTACCGGAAACTCACCATCACCATGATAAGGATTGTCACAAAAAACACCACGGGGCTAAGCGTTTAATTATTGGAGACTCTCTCCATAATGCGGCTGATGGAGTAGTGCTGATAACTGCTTTTGGAGCATCGGCCACCCTTGGTTTTGCAGTAGCTGTCTCTATCATCATTCATGAAGCGTTACAGGAGATCTCTGAATTTTTTGTTTTAAAGCAGGCTGGTTTTTCAACTATGAAGGCTCTATTCATAAACTTTCTATCTTCCAGTACAATCCTTGTTGGTGTACTAATTGGTTATTACGCTTTGGCTTCAGAGACTGTTGAAATGGTCCTTTTGGCTGTGAGTGTTGGATTCTTTTTGCATGTGGTTATCCATGATTTGTTGCCGAAGCGGTCTCATCATGAGACGTCAAGTCAATTTTTTAAACATATGCTTTGGGTATTGTTGGGGGTAATTCTAATGTTTTCTGTTTCAACTTTCTTAAGCGAATCACATAACCACTCCGAAAGTAATTTGACAGAGTCTAGTCTAGATAATGAATATTAA
- a CDS encoding DUF192 domain-containing protein, translated as MSNTKYWPTYFLLAVLVVMGAVFLYLTNEHNKRMETIAIGETNRQLAESNLNIQDGGVTDTKNTKSDDWHTIYPVTKPLRIGNVEVEASVAKTWADRIKGLSDTPYLPDNVVKLFVFDAEAEHGIWMKDMNYAIDIIWVDENNKIVDIKKNATPESYPESFTPSVPALYVIETVSGFVDQHQISIGDEVANVKK; from the coding sequence ATGTCTAACACTAAGTATTGGCCAACTTATTTTCTATTAGCTGTTTTAGTGGTTATGGGTGCAGTTTTCCTCTATCTAACTAATGAACATAATAAGCGCATGGAAACAATTGCGATTGGCGAAACCAATCGCCAGTTGGCTGAATCAAATCTAAATATACAAGATGGTGGTGTTACAGACACTAAAAATACCAAATCAGATGATTGGCATACAATTTATCCAGTGACAAAACCGTTGCGAATCGGAAACGTAGAGGTGGAGGCTTCGGTGGCTAAAACTTGGGCTGATCGTATTAAGGGATTGTCAGACACTCCCTATTTGCCTGATAATGTGGTCAAATTGTTTGTCTTTGATGCTGAGGCTGAGCATGGTATTTGGATGAAAGATATGAATTACGCAATCGATATTATCTGGGTAGACGAAAATAATAAGATTGTAGATATAAAAAAGAACGCCACCCCAGAAAGTTACCCAGAATCATTTACTCCATCTGTTCCAGCTCTATATGTAATAGAAACAGTTTCTGGTTTTGTTGATCAGCATCAGATTAGTATTGGTGACGAAGTGGCTAACGTTAAAAAGTAG
- a CDS encoding IS30 family transposase: MSHKQIGPEDWPVISRMLKAGYSGVEIAHIINKDPSAVNRHIKAYGGRDRYDAREVRRKKKQARIIAMEGTRILKGVLLREVKRLLKQHYSPEQIVGVRDDISASTIYRYINERAPHLKQFLRSQKGKYRRKRGTKIREKVRERAKKRRIDERPPIIERRSRLGDWEGDTMLGRDKRVRIVTFVDRRSGYLIAYLLPKLNATLLTKLAVEKFRRIPKNKRKTATFDNGTEFSDWERFEKQTSMTVYFAYPYHSWERGTNENTNGLLRQYFPKDLDFNTITPQELSEAVRRINHRPRKRHNFKSPHQIFWK; the protein is encoded by the coding sequence ATGTCACACAAACAAATAGGACCGGAAGACTGGCCGGTTATTTCACGTATGCTCAAAGCGGGATACTCAGGAGTGGAGATTGCGCACATTATCAACAAAGATCCAAGTGCGGTTAATAGACATATTAAAGCGTATGGTGGTCGGGATAGATACGATGCTCGCGAGGTTCGCAGAAAGAAAAAACAGGCACGTATCATTGCTATGGAAGGTACTAGAATACTCAAAGGAGTATTATTACGAGAAGTGAAACGATTATTAAAACAACACTACTCACCGGAACAGATAGTCGGAGTACGTGATGACATCTCTGCGAGCACTATCTACCGATACATTAACGAACGAGCTCCACACCTTAAACAATTTCTTCGTTCTCAGAAAGGCAAGTATCGGCGCAAACGAGGCACCAAAATACGTGAAAAAGTTCGTGAAAGAGCCAAGAAACGTCGTATTGATGAACGACCGCCCATTATTGAACGTCGCTCCCGTTTGGGAGATTGGGAGGGAGATACTATGCTGGGAAGAGACAAACGAGTACGTATTGTCACCTTCGTTGATCGCAGAAGCGGGTATCTAATTGCGTATCTTCTGCCAAAATTAAATGCTACTTTACTCACTAAACTGGCGGTGGAAAAATTCAGGCGTATACCCAAAAACAAACGAAAGACCGCTACCTTTGATAACGGTACCGAGTTCAGTGACTGGGAACGGTTTGAGAAACAAACGAGTATGACTGTGTACTTTGCTTATCCATACCACTCTTGGGAGCGTGGTACCAATGAAAATACTAACGGGCTACTTCGACAATATTTTCCGAAAGACTTGGATTTCAACACCATTACTCCACAAGAACTTTCTGAAGCGGTTCGTCGTATAAATCATCGTCCTAGAAAGAGACATAATTTCAAGTCTCCACATCAGATATTTTGGAAGTGA